The region CTTTTCCTGGTCGAGCCAGTAACCGAGGCTGAGCTGGGGGCCTGTCATGAGCAGTTCGCCATCCGAGCCCGGCTGCACCTCGTTCAAATTCTCATCGGTGACCAGGGCATCCATCCCGGCGAAGGGTTGCCCAATCGGCACAGTGCCTTGCTCGCATTGGGCCGGGGAGCTGAGGCTATCCCAGCGATAGGCCGTGCAGGCAATGGTCAACTCGGTCGGGCCGTAGATGTTTTCAATGATTGAGTTTGGAGCGGCTTTGGCCCATTGGATAACAGTTTCCATCGGCAGGGCTTCCCCGCAAAACAGGCTGAGGCGGAGGCGGCGGTACATGCCGGGCTTAAGCAAACCGAGACGCTTCATGAACAGAGCGGTCGAGGGAACCGAGAACCAGGCCGTGAGGCGTGAATTGTTAATAAACCGATCGGGTTTAATGGTATCCTTTTGGCTTGGGCAGCAAACACAGGCCCCCTGCTCCCAGGCGACAAACATATCATGAGCCGAGAGGTCAAAAGTCATGTCGAACGTCTGAGAGAGGCGGTCTTCGTGGGTAATGCCGTAACGTTTGATGGTCCAATCAACATAATGCCGGACGTTGTCCTGGGAAACGACGACGCCTTTGGGTGTGCCGGTGCTGCCCGAGGTAAAGAGGAGATAGGCAATCGAGCCGGGCTTGTGTTCCGGTGGCGACCAGGCGGCGGCAGGCTCCAAGTCGTCAGCGCCGAGAACAATGTGCTGGGCCCAGCGTTTGGCGAGTTGGGTGACATCGCGGCGGTCGGGGAAAAGCAACAGGAGCTGAGCCTTAGCATCGGCGAGGACTTGTTCCAATTGCGGCTCAGACTGACTATCGACGATAACGGAACGGCATTGGGAGCATTCGAGCATGAGCCGGGTGCGCTCGGGCGGGAAGGTGCGGTTGAGCGGAACATAGCCATGGCCGCGGAAGAGAGCGCCAAGGACGCCGGAAAAGGCAGTTGCGGAACGGTAGGCAAACACGGCAGTAAGCGGCGGGGCGTCAGCGAGGGAATGTCGCGCCAAGGTAGCAGCCAGGCTGGCGGCGCGGTCAAGTAAATCCGAATAGCTGAGGGTGTGGCCGTTGACCTCAACCGCAGGACGGCCAGGGAACTGAGCAGCCGAGCGGCGAAAACCGGACCAGAGAGGGATGGCTTTGGTTTGCGATCGGATGGTTTCGTTCATGGTAAACAACCGAGCGTGTTGCTTTTCAGCGGAGAGGTTTGAGATTGCGACTAAACTGGCGGACGGTGGTCTTCGGGTCCAGGGCCAGACCGATGCGCGCCACGGGCTTAGCCGGGTTGCCTTGGGCCAGGGTCATAGGAGGGACTGACTGGGTAACGACACTGCCGGCAGTAACCACGGCGCCGCGGCCGATGGTCACACCCGGCATGATAATGGCGCCGGGCCCGATGAAGACCCCAGGCTCGATAGTAACGCCCTGGACCTCGCGGAAATGCGCGATAATGGTGGTGCGTATTCCGACGGCGGCGCCGTCGCCGATAGTTACCAGGTGCGGGTAGGACGTCTCGATAATTGCGTCGTATCCGATCCAGACATTTTTACCGATCCTCACACCGCGCCAGCGATTTAGCCAAACGCGGAGCGAGGTGGCCCCCGGGGCATTCCGGGCGATCGATTGCAGAAGCCTGTTCTTGCACCCGCGGAGCAGCCCTTCAGTCCTCACGTTCCCTTAACCTCAACTCGCATGGAAAATAGTTCCCAACCTTTTGGCTGGACTTTGAAGGATTGGGAAATCTCGAACCCGGCAGAGCGGTAGAGTTTGAGGGCGACAGTGTTGTCGCTTCGCACATCCAGGCGAAACGAATGAAAACTCAGTGCTAGGCCAGCGGCAAAGACTTGTTTGAGCAGAGCGGCGCCAAGCCCTTTTCCACGATGCGCTTCATCGACTGAGAGCGAGCGAAGGTAATATTCCCAGGACTGGACGGTGGGGGTCATCGCGCGAATGATGTCTGTGTTCCGGGTGAGGTTTGCGCGCTGGGAGCTGTCACTTTCCTTCAGCAGAGCTAGCATGTCCATCCGTTGCCGATCGGCAAGGTCTTGGCCGCTCAAGTGCAAAGCTATGCCTGCCACCTCACCTTCAGCTAACGCCACAGTAACGCGGTCGAAGCCGAACCCCGAAGAAGCCCTGCCCACCCAGGACCGCAGGCGAGCCAAGGCGCTTTCCGTGCTCCCAAAAAGAACGTCAAAATACTCTGGGCCGGAGGCATATATCAACGCCGCCGTTTTCGGTAAAAGGCCGTCCAAGCTTGGCATTTCCCTAAGCGGCCGGAATACATAATTGTTCTCGTTCACTAGAAAGTAAAAAATGCTTCGCTACACAAGCCAGGGCCAACCCTGGTCAGGCAGGCATATCCTTTGCGTTCTGAGCGACGTACCTGCAGAACGGGCCAATTATCGTGAATTCTTCGGCATCGATGTGTTCCATATCCAGTTGGATACTAAATTCCCGCTCGACATCGCCGATCATGTCGAGAACGCCCAGAGAATCAATGATACCCTCTCCCAGCAGATCGAAATTGTCGGAGATAACTTCGGGTGCAAGGCTACGGCTGGCCAGTGCGCTAGAGTATTTTCTTAGCAGGAACTCCTTTACGTTTTCCGTCGTGCATTTTTTCATGTCAGATCTTCAAGCGATTTGGTCAAAACTTGCCAATGAGTTTTCCCTTGGCATTGAGGCGACAACAGGGGCATCGTCCGCGGCACCCTCCACGAGGA is a window of Verrucomicrobiia bacterium DNA encoding:
- a CDS encoding amino acid adenylation domain-containing protein, producing MNETIRSQTKAIPLWSGFRRSAAQFPGRPAVEVNGHTLSYSDLLDRAASLAATLARHSLADAPPLTAVFAYRSATAFSGVLGALFRGHGYVPLNRTFPPERTRLMLECSQCRSVIVDSQSEPQLEQVLADAKAQLLLLFPDRRDVTQLAKRWAQHIVLGADDLEPAAAWSPPEHKPGSIAYLLFTSGSTGTPKGVVVSQDNVRHYVDWTIKRYGITHEDRLSQTFDMTFDLSAHDMFVAWEQGACVCCPSQKDTIKPDRFINNSRLTAWFSVPSTALFMKRLGLLKPGMYRRLRLSLFCGEALPMETVIQWAKAAPNSIIENIYGPTELTIACTAYRWDSLSSPAQCEQGTVPIGQPFAGMDALVTDENLNEVQPGSDGELLMTGPQLSLGYWLDQEKTARAFVVPPGKDRLYYRTGDRVRRPSPGQPMVYLGRMDNQIKILGHRIELGEIEAALRQVSGVDGIVALGWPLTPSGADAIEAFLQTDTIDSQAVLDAVKSRLPAYMVPRALHALPRFPLNSNGKFDRKALMHILSEAKDR
- a CDS encoding acyl carrier protein, whose protein sequence is MKKCTTENVKEFLLRKYSSALASRSLAPEVISDNFDLLGEGIIDSLGVLDMIGDVEREFSIQLDMEHIDAEEFTIIGPFCRYVAQNAKDMPA
- a CDS encoding acyltransferase, with product MRIGKNVWIGYDAIIETSYPHLVTIGDGAAVGIRTTIIAHFREVQGVTIEPGVFIGPGAIIMPGVTIGRGAVVTAGSVVTQSVPPMTLAQGNPAKPVARIGLALDPKTTVRQFSRNLKPLR
- a CDS encoding GNAT family N-acetyltransferase is translated as MPSLDGLLPKTAALIYASGPEYFDVLFGSTESALARLRSWVGRASSGFGFDRVTVALAEGEVAGIALHLSGQDLADRQRMDMLALLKESDSSQRANLTRNTDIIRAMTPTVQSWEYYLRSLSVDEAHRGKGLGAALLKQVFAAGLALSFHSFRLDVRSDNTVALKLYRSAGFEISQSFKVQPKGWELFSMRVEVKGT